Part of the Flavobacterium sp. MDT1-60 genome, TTTCGCTTAATGCATTTGTTTCTACTTCTTCGGTTCTAAAAATTTTTGAAAGTTTTTTGATGGTGATCATAATCGCTGTTTTAAGATTGATGTTTTTTAAATAATTTTTATTGCTGAAGAAACAGAAAAGTATCTAAATTTAAGATAATGACAATATAATCTATAAATGGCTATTTTTGTTACTTTTACCAGCAATAATGATTCTCATATTTGATGATTTGTTAGTCTAAATGTGATTTTCGTGCCAAAAATTTAAAAACTGTAACTGCCTTATTTTGACATTTTTATTTTTCTAAGGAAATTTAAAGTGTCCATAATTGGACAGCTTTCGTCCAAAACCGAACAAAAATGAAAAAGACAAATGCCTCAATTTTAATCATCGACGATCAGGAAGACATCCTTTTTGCATCGAAAGTGTTCCTGAAAAAGTATTTTGAAGACATTTATACGCTCAATAATCCGAAAAATATTGTCGAATTATTGTCGAAAAAAACAATTGATGTCGTTTTATTGGATATGAATTATCGAATTGGTTTTGAAGATGGAAGGGAAGGTTTGTATTTATTGAAAGAAATAAAAACGCTTTCACCCAAAACAGTCGTGATTTTGATGACGGCATTTGGAAAAGTCGAAACGGCAGTTGAAGGATTAAAGAATGGTGCTTTTGATTATATATTGAAACCATGGGAAAATAAAAAACTTTTGGAATCTGTAAAACAGGCTGTCGATAAATCCAGAAAAGATCAAAAGAAAACGAAGGACATTGAAATTGATAATGACTTTTTTGTCGGAACTTCTGAGATTATTAAAAAAGCGTATTCTCTGGCCGATAAAGTGGCAAAAACTGATGCGAATGTTTTAATTCTGGGGGAAAACGGAACCGGAAAATTTGTGTTGGCACATCATATTTTCAATCAGTCTGAAAGAAAAAATAATCCTTTTATAGCAGTTGATTTAGGTTCTTTAAATTCGAATATTTTCGAAAGTGAATTATTCGGGTATGCTAAAGGTGCTTTTACAGATGCCAAACTGGACACTCCCGGACGTTTTGAAATGGCGCAAAACGGAACCATATTTTTAGATGAAATAGGAAATGTTCCGTTGCATCTGCAGTCTAAATTGTTACAGGTTATTCAAACTAAAACTGTAACAAGATTAGGTGAAACCAAAGCAAGACCATTAAATGCCCGAATTATTACTGCGACCAACTTAAATTTAAAACTAGAAGTTGCCGATAAAAATTTCAGGGAAGATTTGTATTACCGAATCAATACAATGGAAATTGTTTTGCCTCCGCTACGCGAGCGTAATGAAGATAAAATTCCGTTAGCCGAATATCTTTTAGAAAAAATGATTGTTAAATACGGAAGAGATGAAATTACTTTTGACAAAAAAGTATTGGAACAAATAGAAAAACATGCCTGGAATGGCAACATCCGCGAGATGGAGAATAAAATCGAACGCGCCGTTATTCTTTGCGAAAACAATAAAATCACGGTTTCTGATTTAGATTTAGAAATCATAACGGCTTATGAAGAAAACCCGGATGATATTCAGCTTTCTTCTGTAGAAAAAGCTGCGGTTGAAAAGGCTTTGCTGAAAAACAATAATAATATAAGCAAAACGGCCGAAGAATTAGGCCTGTCAAGAGGTGCTTTGTACCGCCGTTTAGAGAAATATAACATCAATCTTAATTAGTATGTTTAAAACATTTCAAACCTATAAACTATTGTTCTTGAGATTGATCTTGATTGTTGCGATGATCGAAATTTCGATTTACTTTTTCAAAAAAGAGTTGCTGTTTACAGGTGTATTCGGACTTTTTATTGTCTTTTTGCTGGTGCGTGAAATGTATTTTTATGTTCGGAATTT contains:
- a CDS encoding sigma-54 dependent transcriptional regulator; translated protein: MKKTNASILIIDDQEDILFASKVFLKKYFEDIYTLNNPKNIVELLSKKTIDVVLLDMNYRIGFEDGREGLYLLKEIKTLSPKTVVILMTAFGKVETAVEGLKNGAFDYILKPWENKKLLESVKQAVDKSRKDQKKTKDIEIDNDFFVGTSEIIKKAYSLADKVAKTDANVLILGENGTGKFVLAHHIFNQSERKNNPFIAVDLGSLNSNIFESELFGYAKGAFTDAKLDTPGRFEMAQNGTIFLDEIGNVPLHLQSKLLQVIQTKTVTRLGETKARPLNARIITATNLNLKLEVADKNFREDLYYRINTMEIVLPPLRERNEDKIPLAEYLLEKMIVKYGRDEITFDKKVLEQIEKHAWNGNIREMENKIERAVILCENNKITVSDLDLEIITAYEENPDDIQLSSVEKAAVEKALLKNNNNISKTAEELGLSRGALYRRLEKYNINLN